The region CGGATACTCGGGCAAGAACATGATCGTCATGGGCCTGGGCATGCGCCTGCAAAAAGACGGGTACAACGTGGGCTACATGAAGCCGGTCGGAGCCATGCCCATGGAGATAGACGGCAAGCTCGGCGACGAGGACGCCGCCTTTGTCCAGGACGTGCTCGGACTCAGCGAAGACCCGACCAAGGTCACCCCCGTGGTC is a window of uncultured Pseudodesulfovibrio sp. DNA encoding:
- a CDS encoding AAA family ATPase, with translation MAGLYIGSTTGYSGKNMIVMGLGMRLQKDGYNVGYMKPVGAMPMEIDGKLGDEDAAFVQDVLGLSEDPTKVTPVV